The window CCTTCCTTAAGGTCATGAAACCGATTATGGATTCAAATGGGGAAGTTATCGCTTCAGGTGGAAGTATCAGGATTGCCAATGGGTGTGATATCCAGAGTGGTCACATGGTCAGAATCGGATTACCAAATAATCCACTTGTGATGATGCAAATCATTGAATACCTAAGAGCGTTTTTAATGGGGCGAATTGGGTTAAGTAAGTATAATCTTCTGTTAATTATTTCTGGTGCTTTTGGTGTCTTTTCGAAAAGCTGGGTCATTCAAGCTGGGGGATATAATCCCAACACTGTTGGGGAAGATATGGAGTTAATTGTTCGTGTTCACCGTTTATTAAAGGAAAGGGGAGAGAAGAAAAGAATTGTCTATATCCCCGATCCTGTTTGTTGGACAGAAGTTCCTGAAACGATGAAGTATTTACGACGCCAACGCCGGCGCTGGCACAGGGGCTTGCTTGAAAGTTTATGGACTCATCGAAAGCTAACCTTCAATCCAAAATATGGCTCGATAGGACTTATTTCTTTCTCGTATTTTTGGATTATTGAGTTTTTTGGCCCAGTAGTTGAATTATCAGGTTATATATACATAATCGTTAGCTTATTTACCGGAGGGGTCTATGTTGAATTTGCTATCTTGATTTTCTTATTATCCTGCTTGTATGGTTCATTATTTTCGATGACAGCCGTCCTGTTGGAGGAATGGAGCTTACGAAAATATCCTAAAATATCCCAAATTATTATCTTGTTTCTGTATTCCTTAACGGAAACGATCTGGTACCGGCCCTTAACAGTTTTATGGAGAGTGGAAGGGATTTGGCAGATGTTAACGGGTGACCGAAGCTGGGGAGAAATGAAACGAAAAGGTGTATCTCAATGAAAAAAATACTTACAAAAGGTCAAACCATTCTCTATATATATTTATTGGTATTTCTATTAATAATAACCAGCCCATTTTGGATCTGGTTTTTAAAGGAGTCTAAATCGTTAGATGTACTAATTGTAGATAAAACCGTTCCGAATAAATCTTATCGCGAGCATGAAGGGTTCGTATGGCTTCTTAATAATGAAAAATTAACTCAAAAAAATAATCAGCCTTATTCAGCCTCTAAAGACTATGTTGGATTTAAATTTGATAAAAATAAAACATTTAAAAAAGAAGGGTTGCCTAAAGACTTAAACCCGTATAAGCTGATCTATTTAACCGATCAATACGGTGTATATAAAGAAGAGTTTCATAAGAAAAATCAAAGTGGTAAACGTTCAGAACAAATCTATGGTGGACTAACCAATCAAGAAGTCGATCAGTTGGATAAAACGCTCCTAAAAGGAGGGAAAACTTTAATTGCTGAGTTTAATACTTTTGCAAGTCCCACGTCCGAAGAGGTGAAAGAAAAGGTATCTAACTTACTAAATATTACTTGGAGTGGTTGGATTGGAAGATACTTTTCAGATCTAGATCTAGGCGGTGCGGAAGTCCCGGTCTGGGTAAAAGAGAATTACGAAAAGGATAATGGGAAATGGGATTTTTCAGGCAAGGGAATCGTTCTCGTTGATCGAAATGACTTCATTGTTGTGTTAGATAGCAAAGACCTCAAGAATAGTGGAGCCGTTTTCAATTTAACGAAAAAAGGGAATAAGCTATATGAAGTGGATAGAAATATCCCTTATCAATACTGGTTTGACATTATAGAGGCAAGAAATTCTGACGAGGTATTGGCCAATTACAATCTACCGGTTAAAGCATCTGGTCAGGAAAAATTAGATCGTTATGGCTTACCTAATCAATTTCCGGCAATCGTTTATCATCAGAACAGAAAATATTCTTCCTATTATTTTGCTGGCGATTATGCTGATGAACCTGAGGTACCAG of the Bacillus sp. 1NLA3E genome contains:
- a CDS encoding glycosyltransferase family 2 protein produces the protein MGTLFLHGFAVYFAFFIVIYMAIVICFYSIIFFISMLQLRKEYKLNRNQPFQEYMNDLNVKPLSILVPAFNEEPGIVHSIRSLLSINYPRYEIIVINDGSTDKTLQKVIEHYEMIEIERVVRKQIDTAPIKKIYQSTILPELYLIDKENGGKADALNIGLNFSHYPYFCSLDGDSILERDAFLKVMKPIMDSNGEVIASGGSIRIANGCDIQSGHMVRIGLPNNPLVMMQIIEYLRAFLMGRIGLSKYNLLLIISGAFGVFSKSWVIQAGGYNPNTVGEDMELIVRVHRLLKERGEKKRIVYIPDPVCWTEVPETMKYLRRQRRRWHRGLLESLWTHRKLTFNPKYGSIGLISFSYFWIIEFFGPVVELSGYIYIIVSLFTGGVYVEFAILIFLLSCLYGSLFSMTAVLLEEWSLRKYPKISQIIILFLYSLTETIWYRPLTVLWRVEGIWQMLTGDRSWGEMKRKGVSQ